One part of the Clostridia bacterium genome encodes these proteins:
- a CDS encoding ABC transporter ATP-binding protein has protein sequence MIKLEGINKEYILGKTKVKVLEDINIKINKGEFVGIVGQSGSGKSTLSNIIAGLLKPTGGKVEIEGRDIWSLGDRKISEFRNKTLGFVFQSFNLIPGMTALENVMLPLAYSKIKHKNRIEYAKEELLKVGLEDRIYHKPNEMSGGQMQRVSIARAMINKPKIIIADEPTGNLDSDSSDVIINLIKQINKNGVTVIMVTHNLDYKKHFTKLITLRNGKII, from the coding sequence ATGATAAAGTTAGAGGGTATAAACAAAGAATATATCTTAGGGAAAACAAAGGTCAAAGTTCTGGAAGATATTAACATAAAAATAAATAAAGGGGAGTTTGTGGGTATTGTAGGCCAATCGGGAAGCGGAAAATCTACATTATCAAATATAATTGCAGGGCTTTTAAAACCAACAGGAGGTAAAGTGGAAATAGAGGGAAGGGATATATGGAGTTTGGGGGATAGAAAAATAAGCGAATTTCGCAATAAAACTTTAGGCTTTGTATTCCAGTCTTTTAATCTTATCCCAGGAATGACAGCGCTTGAAAATGTGATGCTTCCTCTGGCATATTCTAAAATAAAGCATAAAAACCGTATAGAATATGCAAAGGAAGAACTTTTAAAAGTAGGTTTAGAAGACAGAATATATCATAAGCCGAATGAAATGTCAGGAGGGCAGATGCAAAGAGTATCCATAGCCCGTGCTATGATAAATAAACCTAAGATAATTATAGCAGACGAGCCGACAGGCAATCTTGACTCTGATTCTTCGGATGTAATAATAAATTTAATAAAACAAATCAATAAAAACGGAGTAACCGTAATTATGGTAACCCATAACTTAGATTACAAAAAACACTTTACAAAACTTATAACATTAAGAAACGGAAAAATAATTTAA
- a CDS encoding ZIP family metal transporter — protein sequence MLYGFLAGLTVIISSISGSVLGILVKKISHKTNDALLGFAAGVMLGAAFLGLLPSAFLDTNTIKLNLLAVLGVFLGALFISVIDKFVPHIHIHSDGEIKEDNKKYKSTNRILLLIIAIAIHNIPEGLATGLSFAEGLTKEGLIIALSMVVQKIPEGLIVAVPLIMSGMSKAKTFLISLIVALMMLPGVILGIILGTLPPVLLLFFNAFTFGAIIYVVSDEIIPESHEHGFQKNATFALITGILMVVLIGLI from the coding sequence ATGTTGTATGGATTTCTTGCCGGACTTACAGTTATTATAAGCAGTATATCAGGCTCTGTTTTAGGAATTTTAGTAAAAAAAATATCCCATAAAACAAATGATGCCTTGTTAGGCTTTGCAGCAGGTGTTATGCTTGGCGCTGCCTTTTTAGGTTTGCTTCCGTCTGCTTTTTTAGATACAAATACCATAAAACTTAACTTACTGGCAGTTTTGGGAGTGTTTTTGGGTGCTTTATTTATAAGTGTTATTGATAAATTTGTGCCTCATATACATATCCATTCAGACGGGGAAATAAAAGAGGATAACAAAAAATATAAATCAACCAACAGAATCTTACTTTTAATTATTGCAATCGCTATCCATAATATTCCTGAAGGGTTGGCAACAGGTCTTTCGTTTGCCGAAGGTTTAACTAAAGAAGGGCTTATTATTGCTCTTTCTATGGTAGTGCAGAAAATTCCTGAAGGGCTTATTGTGGCAGTTCCTCTTATTATGTCAGGTATGAGTAAGGCTAAAACATTTCTAATATCTCTAATTGTCGCTCTTATGATGCTTCCTGGTGTTATATTGGGGATAATCTTAGGAACACTTCCACCGGTACTTCTTTTGTTTTTCAATGCTTTTACATTCGGCGCAATTATTTATGTTGTGTCAGACGAAATTATACCCGAATCTCATGAGCACGGATTTCAAAAAAATGCAACCTTTGCCTTAATTACAGGTATTTTAATGGTTGTACTTATAGGTTTAATTTAA
- the proC gene encoding pyrroline-5-carboxylate reductase — translation MKIAFIGAGNIASAIIGGIVKEGSVKKEDILIYDVNKNVYEKYKNDGMSLMDSFSDALLADIIFLTVKPQFYNDVLSDMKDIKNKVIVTVAPGITIKRVKGYLDYSNKIIRTMPNTPLMVGEGMTVMAKDENVSDEEFNFVKSLFEKSGKVQIIKEELIDATIAVASSSPAYIYMLIETLADGGVLNGLTRDSAIKMAAQAVLGSAKMVLETGIHPGELKDMVCSPNGTTICAVKELEDKNFRGTLLSAMDKCYKRTKEM, via the coding sequence ATGAAAATTGCATTTATCGGCGCAGGTAATATTGCATCTGCAATAATCGGTGGAATTGTAAAAGAAGGCTCAGTAAAAAAAGAAGATATTTTAATTTATGATGTTAATAAAAATGTTTATGAAAAATATAAGAATGATGGTATGTCCTTAATGGATAGTTTTTCCGATGCCCTTTTGGCAGATATTATTTTTCTTACCGTAAAGCCTCAGTTTTATAATGATGTTTTATCCGATATGAAAGATATAAAAAATAAAGTAATAGTTACCGTTGCCCCTGGCATTACTATTAAAAGAGTTAAAGGATATCTTGATTACAGCAATAAAATAATAAGAACAATGCCAAACACTCCTTTAATGGTAGGCGAAGGTATGACTGTTATGGCAAAGGACGAAAATGTCAGTGATGAAGAATTTAATTTTGTAAAATCTCTTTTTGAAAAATCAGGCAAAGTGCAGATTATAAAAGAAGAGTTAATAGATGCAACTATTGCAGTTGCAAGTTCCTCTCCTGCATATATTTATATGCTTATAGAAACATTGGCAGACGGGGGAGTTTTAAACGGTCTTACCAGAGACAGTGCGATTAAAATGGCAGCACAAGCAGTTTTAGGCTCTGCAAAAATGGTGTTGGAAACTGGAATTCATCCTGGAGAACTTAAGGATATGGTTTGTTCCCCTAACGGAACAACAATTTGTGCAGTAAAAGAACTTGAAGATAAGAATTTCAGAGGCACTCTTCTTAGTGCTATGGATAAATGTTATAAAAGAACAAAGGAAATGTAG
- a CDS encoding ATP-dependent Clp protease ATP-binding subunit, whose protein sequence is MICCKCKKNMAVVFINKFENGKQVNEGYCLACAKTMGIKPLEQMMNQLGISDADLENLNSEMGDFLNEMGEGNSMTLPPNFDSSKNEASSKGEKIDSKSMLEIYGTSLTRRARGNELEVVVGREKEIERVLHILNRKTKNNPVLLGEPGVGKTAVAEGVAINIVKGNVPEKLLDFEVYLIDFTALLAGTQFRGQFEGRLKKLIDEVKARKNVILVIDELHNIVAAGDADGAMNAANILKPALSRGEIRVIGATTFNEYRKHIEKDSALERRFAPVNIDEPSEEDSFEILKGLRPFYENYHNITLSDEVLKTAVSLSKRYIPERFLPDKAIDLIDECGSKKNLENKKLAELNTLNKKLLKVIEERENLEKVEENIDPDYQKISELKMEELKINDRIKELEKDSLNLPVTVEDVVTVVEKLSGVPITDLKENDIKLLKDLKERMNERIVGQDDALDTVSSVIRRNRAGLIKKKKPSSFIFVGPTGVGKTELVKTLSKEILGTEDAIIRFDMSEYMEKHTVSKLIGSPPGYVGYDNAGLLTEKVRRNPYSIILFDEIEKAHTDIFNILLQVLDDGKLTDSHGKTVHFENTVVIMTSNAGSDYRSSSFGFIENEKESSKEKVKSALKEFFRPEFLNRVDEIVIFNHLSKENIKGIVDIMISDLQKDLDDKEIKIRLTEDAKDYLATKGYDEKFGARPLRRLIQKEIESVLADMYINEKLKYNDLVEVGCKDSKLTFNII, encoded by the coding sequence ATGATATGTTGTAAATGCAAGAAAAACATGGCTGTTGTATTTATCAATAAATTTGAAAACGGTAAGCAGGTAAATGAAGGATATTGCCTTGCGTGTGCCAAAACTATGGGAATAAAACCGTTGGAACAGATGATGAATCAACTTGGTATATCCGATGCCGATTTAGAAAACTTAAACTCTGAAATGGGGGATTTTTTAAACGAAATGGGAGAGGGCAACAGTATGACACTTCCTCCTAACTTCGATTCATCCAAAAACGAAGCCTCCTCAAAAGGAGAAAAAATTGATTCAAAGAGTATGCTTGAAATTTATGGAACTTCCCTTACCCGTCGTGCAAGAGGTAACGAACTTGAAGTTGTTGTAGGAAGAGAAAAAGAAATTGAGCGTGTTCTTCATATTTTAAACAGAAAAACAAAGAATAACCCTGTGCTTTTAGGCGAACCAGGGGTTGGTAAAACTGCTGTTGCAGAAGGTGTTGCTATAAATATTGTAAAAGGCAATGTTCCTGAAAAACTGCTTGATTTTGAAGTGTATTTAATAGACTTTACTGCCCTTTTGGCAGGTACACAGTTTAGAGGTCAGTTTGAGGGAAGACTTAAAAAACTAATTGATGAAGTTAAGGCAAGAAAAAATGTTATTTTAGTTATTGACGAACTTCATAATATTGTGGCTGCAGGAGATGCAGACGGAGCAATGAACGCTGCAAACATTCTAAAACCTGCTCTTTCAAGAGGGGAAATAAGAGTTATCGGTGCTACAACCTTTAACGAATACCGAAAGCACATTGAAAAAGACTCTGCTTTAGAAAGAAGATTTGCCCCTGTTAATATTGACGAGCCAAGCGAAGAAGATTCATTTGAAATTTTAAAAGGGTTAAGACCGTTTTATGAAAATTATCATAACATCACTTTGTCTGATGAGGTTTTAAAAACTGCAGTTTCACTTTCTAAAAGATATATTCCTGAAAGATTTTTGCCTGATAAGGCTATTGACCTTATAGACGAATGCGGGTCTAAGAAAAACTTAGAGAACAAAAAACTTGCAGAACTTAACACTCTTAACAAAAAACTTTTAAAAGTTATAGAAGAAAGAGAAAACTTAGAAAAAGTGGAAGAAAATATTGATCCTGATTATCAGAAAATTTCTGAACTTAAAATGGAAGAATTAAAGATAAATGACAGGATAAAGGAACTTGAAAAAGATTCATTAAATCTTCCTGTTACGGTTGAAGATGTTGTTACGGTGGTTGAAAAGTTATCAGGCGTTCCTATCACCGACCTTAAGGAAAACGATATTAAACTTTTAAAAGATTTAAAAGAAAGAATGAACGAAAGAATTGTAGGACAGGATGATGCTCTTGACACAGTTTCTTCAGTTATAAGAAGAAACAGAGCAGGTCTTATAAAGAAGAAAAAACCGTCTTCCTTTATATTTGTCGGGCCGACAGGTGTTGGTAAAACCGAACTTGTAAAGACTCTTTCAAAAGAAATTCTCGGTACAGAAGATGCAATTATAAGATTTGATATGTCTGAATATATGGAAAAACACACAGTATCAAAACTTATCGGCTCTCCTCCTGGATATGTTGGATATGACAATGCAGGTCTTCTTACAGAAAAGGTCAGAAGAAACCCTTATTCAATTATTCTTTTTGATGAAATTGAAAAAGCACATACTGATATATTTAATATTCTTCTTCAGGTTTTAGATGACGGAAAACTTACAGACAGCCACGGAAAGACTGTTCATTTTGAAAATACAGTGGTTATTATGACATCTAATGCAGGGTCTGATTACCGAAGTTCATCATTTGGGTTTATTGAAAATGAGAAAGAGTCAAGCAAGGAAAAGGTAAAAAGCGCTTTAAAAGAATTTTTCCGTCCTGAATTTTTAAACAGGGTTGACGAAATTGTTATATTTAATCATCTATCTAAAGAAAATATCAAAGGGATTGTAGATATAATGATTTCTGATTTACAAAAAGACCTTGACGATAAGGAAATTAAAATAAGACTTACAGAAGATGCAAAAGATTATCTTGCCACTAAAGGTTATGACGAAAAGTTTGGCGCAAGGCCTTTAAGGCGACTTATTCAAAAAGAAATAGAATCAGTACTTGCAGATATGTATATAAACGAAAAATTAAAGTATAACGACTTGGTTGAAGTTGGTTGTAAAGACAGCAAACTTACATTTAATATTATTTAA